One Streptomyces mobaraensis NBRC 13819 = DSM 40847 DNA segment encodes these proteins:
- a CDS encoding DEDDh family exonuclease yields MLEDRTAAASPASWPAAYPDGYAVVDVETTGLARDDRIVSAAVYQLDARGRVEDTWYTMVNPRRDPGPVWIHGLTSEVLADAPLFEDVAEEFARRLDGRVLVAHNAAFDWSMIAREYARARAEAPVRQRLCTIALSKELRLPLPNHKLESLAAHYGVVQRQAHHALDDARVLAEAFRPSLHLAAEAGLRLPLLACQPLTEWSDGPAAVRSATVGYQPDRRHGGPANWRPSRRRPACPYPNPGRYEPGKQLIQGMRVAFSGDTSIDRELLEDRATEAGLHVATSLSRLTSLLVTNDPDSYTSKTVKARQFGTPVVDEAVFIQLLSHVVPADATR; encoded by the coding sequence ATGCTCGAAGACCGCACCGCAGCCGCATCGCCCGCCTCGTGGCCGGCCGCGTATCCCGACGGATACGCGGTCGTCGACGTGGAGACCACCGGTCTCGCCCGGGACGACCGCATAGTGTCGGCCGCCGTGTACCAACTGGACGCCAGAGGCCGGGTGGAGGACACCTGGTACACGATGGTGAACCCGCGGCGCGATCCCGGTCCCGTCTGGATCCACGGGCTCACCTCCGAAGTCCTCGCGGACGCACCGCTGTTCGAGGACGTCGCGGAGGAGTTCGCGCGGCGGCTGGACGGACGGGTGCTGGTCGCGCACAACGCGGCCTTCGACTGGTCCATGATCGCCAGGGAGTACGCCAGGGCCCGGGCCGAGGCGCCGGTGCGCCAGCGGCTGTGCACGATCGCGCTCTCCAAGGAGCTGCGGCTGCCGCTGCCCAACCACAAGCTGGAGTCGCTGGCCGCGCACTACGGGGTGGTCCAGCGGCAGGCGCACCACGCGCTCGACGACGCGCGGGTGCTGGCCGAGGCGTTCCGGCCGAGCCTGCACCTGGCGGCGGAGGCGGGGCTGCGGCTGCCGCTGCTGGCCTGCCAGCCGCTGACGGAGTGGTCGGACGGGCCCGCGGCCGTCCGCTCGGCGACGGTCGGCTACCAGCCGGACCGGCGGCACGGCGGTCCGGCCAACTGGCGGCCCAGCCGACGGCGGCCGGCCTGCCCGTACCCCAACCCCGGGCGGTACGAACCGGGCAAACAGCTCATCCAGGGCATGCGGGTGGCGTTCTCCGGCGACACCTCCATCGACCGCGAACTGCTGGAGGACCGCGCGACGGAGGCCGGGCTGCACGTGGCGACGAGCCTGTCGCGACTCACCAGCCTGCTGGTCACCAACGATCCGGACTCCTACACCTCCAAGACGGTCAAGGCCCGTCAGTTCGGGACGCCGGTGGTGGACGAGGCCGTCTTCATCCAGTTGCTGTCACA